A window of Variovorax sp. HW608 genomic DNA:
CACGATCGCCACGTTCTCCATCCTCACGGCGATGGCCGCGCTCTGGTTCCTGCCCGACTCGCGCATCGAAAAATATCTGACGCAGCAGGATGAAACAAAAACCTAGCCCGCCAGGCACCGAAGGCCCGGCGGCTACTTCTTCTTGCTGCTCGCCGGCTGCAGCACGTCCCCCTTCAGCGTGACCGCCTGTCCGACCGGTGGCGCGGTCGTGGTCTGAACCGTGCGCATCGAGCCGTCCTGCATCCGCACGCTGACCTCGTAGGCCGTCTTGGCGTTCTTCTTTTTCTCGACCGTGTTGCCCGCGTAGGCGCCGCCGGCCGCGCCGGCGACGGTGGCGACGGTCCGCCCCCTGCCGCTGCCGATCTGGTGGCCGATCACGCCACCGACCACGCCGCCGGCCACGGCACCCACGCCGGAGGTCGGCTTCGAACTCTTGACCTGACGTACGGATTCGACCTTGCCGCAGACGGAACAGGGCTTCGAAGGCGCAGCCGCGGGCGCCTGTTCCGCGGGCGGCGGCGTCTGCGCCTGCGCCACGGTCAACGGCGTGGCCAGCATCGCGGCGAGCACGCAGATCGAAGCCCATGGAGGCCGGGTCGCCGCGCCGTCCACAGCGCCGCGGCGGCTGGGTGAAATGGATGCCATGCAGGCCCCCTTTCCATTCCCGGTGCGAAGGCACCGGGTGCACTCAGAATCATCGCCAATGCCCGCTGCCTGTCAACGCAGCGCCCTCGCTTGCGTTGACGCAGATCAACAGGCTCCCCGCGCAGGCGCCTAGCATGGAAACGAGCACAGCCCCACCAGCGAAGAGACCCCCGTATGAACAGCTCCGAATCGCCCCAGGCGCATCTTCAGGATGCCTTTCTTCTTTCCGCACTCGGGTGGCAACACCTGTTCCAGGAACAGCTGGAAAAGCTCCAGCAAGCGCAGCTTCATGCCATGGGAGAGTGGACGCAGACCTTTGTCGCCCTCTACCAGGACGCCTGGGATCGATGGACCGCACGCTTCGGCGGCGGCGTCCCGCTCGACGGCTGAGCGCTTCTGCAAGCGCTAGTGCGCCATCAGCACCGGCAAGGTCATCGATTGCAGGATCGAACGGGTGGCGCCGCCGACCACCCATTCGCGCGCGCGGCTGTGACCGTAGCAGCCCATCACCAGGAGATCTGCACCCACATCGGCCGCGAGCGACAACAAGCGCTCGCCGATCTCGCCGTCGTCCACCCCGCCCGTTCGTACCGAGGCATCGACGCCCTGCGTCCGCAGATAGGTCTGCAGCCGGCGCAGTGAAGCTTCGGCCGCCTCGCCGTAAGCCACCACCTGCACGGAGCGCGCACGCGAGAGCCAGGGCAGCGCGGCTGTCACGGCGCGAGCGG
This region includes:
- a CDS encoding glycine zipper 2TM domain-containing protein; the protein is MASISPSRRGAVDGAATRPPWASICVLAAMLATPLTVAQAQTPPPAEQAPAAAPSKPCSVCGKVESVRQVKSSKPTSGVGAVAGGVVGGVIGHQIGSGRGRTVATVAGAAGGAYAGNTVEKKKNAKTAYEVSVRMQDGSMRTVQTTTAPPVGQAVTLKGDVLQPASSKKK